The genomic segment ACTAAGTCCGCTAAGCTTTTCATATTTAGTTACCACCATCTGTTTACCTCCTATTTTGTTGTAAACTCCGGTATTGTTCCAAGTACAGTTAAGCCCAAATATTTTTCTACATCATCCGTTGTTTTGATTGTATCATCCAGGTACTCAATTATGAATGCAATCCCTACAGCAACTAGAAGTCCTACAATAAAGGCAACGGCAATGTTCATCATGGGTCTTGGCTTCACGGGGCTTTCAGGTAATTGCGCGGTATCTACAACGTTAATATTTTCAACTTTCATAAGCTTTACGACTTCTCTCGTAAACACTTCAGCTACCTTATTAGCTATATCTGTTGCCAGTTGGGGATTATTATCCTGTACTTTAATTTCAATTAACCGGGTGTCGTTTTTAGCGCTGACATTTATTTTTTCAGCAAGTTTTGAGGAAGTATAGTTTTTCAAATCCAACTCCTCT from the Bacillota bacterium genome contains:
- a CDS encoding lipopolysaccharide biosynthesis protein is translated as MELKEYLNIIVKRIWLIVLLPVIAAMVSAYVSFYVMEPVYEANTTLYIINKSNGSELTIAYNDLLVGQQLVKDYKEIVKSRRITNEVIEELDLKNYTSSKLAEKINVSAKNDTRLIEIKVQDNNPQLATDIANKVAEVFTREVVKLMKVENINVVDTAQLPESPVKPRPMMNIAVAFIVGLLVAVGIAFIIEYLDDTIKTTDDVEKYLGLTVLGTIPEFTTK